A genomic stretch from Salarias fasciatus chromosome 18, fSalaFa1.1, whole genome shotgun sequence includes:
- the b3gnt5b gene encoding lactosylceramide 1,3-N-acetyl-beta-D-glucosaminyltransferase B, with the protein MFVNFRRIRKCQLVQLMTTCLVLSVVMICWEQLDNSVVSHVKSYSYRYLLVNQFTCINKSLTIPREQARSFSSFHYLLNHPGKCADRDVLLLLFVKTSPENIERRNAIRSTWGNETYIRHALGVTVKVLFALGSVQTKREEPAWSKRSGVGFQERLVREDRLHSDLIQQDFLDSFHNLTLKLILQFHWMHKHCAHARFLMTADDDVFVHMPNLVGYLQELSSRGVADFWVGRVHRGAPPIRDRSSKYYVPLEMYRWLSYPDYTAGAGYVVSSDVAHKIYHATLTLNASLYIDDVFMGICANAVGVSPQEHVYFSGEGKAPYHQCIYSQMMTSHGHVEDIHDLWRAATHPRVKQHTSGPLGRLYCTAAKLALLCKPYYFNTYPCKAAFL; encoded by the coding sequence ATGTTTGTCAATTTCCGTAGGATACGGAAATGTCAGTTGGTGCAGCTGATGACCACCTGCCTGGTGCTGTCGGTGGTGATGATCTGCTGGGAGCAGCTGGACAACAGCGTCGTCAGCCACGTCAAGTCCTACTCGTACCGTTACCTCCTCGTCAACCAGTTCACCTGCATCAACAAGAGCCTCACCATCCCCCGCGAGCAGGCCCggagcttcagcagcttccACTACCTGCTGAACCACCCGGGTAAGTGCGCCGACCGGgacgtcctcctgctcctctttgtcAAAACGTCCCCGGAGAACATCGAGAGGCGGAACGCCATCAGGTCCACCTGGGGCAATGAGACCTACATCCGCCACGCGCTGGGGGTGACCGTCAAGGTGCTGTTCGCTCTGGGCTCGGTCCAGACCAAGAGGGAGGAGCCGGCGTGGAGCAAGAGGAGCGGCGTGGGCTTCCAGGAGCGCCTGGTCCGGGAGGACCGCCTGCACTCCGACCTGATCCAGCAAGACTTCCTGGACTCTTTCCACAACCTGACCCTGAAGCTGATCCTGCAGTTCCACTGGATGCACAAGCACTGCGCGCACGCGCGCTTCCTCATGACCGCCGACGACGACGTCTTCGTGCACATGCCCAACCTGGTGGGCTACCtgcaggagctgagcagcaggggCGTGGCGGACTTCTGGGTGGGCCGGGTGCACCGCGGGGCGCCGCCCATCCGCGACCGGAGCAGCAAGTACTACGTCCCCCTCGAGATGTACCGGTGGCTGTCCTACCCCGACTACACGGCCGGCGCCGGCTACGTGGTCTCCAGCGACGTGGCGCACAAGATCTACCACGCCACGCtgaccctgaacgcctcgctCTACATCGACGACGTGTTCATGGGCATCTGCGCCAACGCGGTGGGCGTGTCGCCGCAGGAGCACGTCTACTTCTCCGGGGAGGGCAAGGCGCCGTACCACCAGTGCATCTACAGCCAGATGATGACGTCGCACGGCCACGTGGAGGACATCCACGACCTGTGGAGGGCGGCGACGCACCCGCGCGTCAAGCAGCACACCTCCGGGCCGCTGGGGAGGCTGTACTGCACCGCCGCCAAGCTGGCGCTGCTCTGTAAACCCTACTACTTCAACACCTACCCCTGCAAAGCGGCGTTTTTGTAG